One genomic region from Marinobacter szutsaonensis encodes:
- a CDS encoding AAA family ATPase, whose translation MKKLVDSVVDELNSILLGKDRQVRLALCGLLARGHLLIEDIPGMGKTTLSHALAKVMGLSYQRIQFTNDLLPADVLGYSLYDKAAGTLVFHPGPIFAQVVLADEINRASPRTQSALLEAMEERQVSIEGETRPLPEPFFVIATQNPIEQGGTFPLPESQLDRFLMRLRLGYPDPRAERELLEGEDRRAMTERLGTLLSAENLRTLQDGVTRVTASPALLDYVQRLLEQSRRMPGLLYGLSPRAGLGLLRASKAWAMMGGRHHVLPDDIQAVFPSVAEHRLEQGESGKSAERVRQLLATVSVLE comes from the coding sequence ATGAAAAAACTGGTAGACAGCGTTGTTGATGAACTGAACAGCATTCTTCTGGGCAAGGACCGGCAGGTACGGCTTGCCCTGTGCGGCCTGCTGGCCCGGGGCCATCTGCTGATCGAAGACATTCCCGGCATGGGCAAAACCACCCTTTCCCATGCCCTGGCGAAGGTGATGGGGCTGAGTTACCAGCGCATCCAGTTCACCAACGATCTGTTGCCCGCCGATGTACTCGGCTATTCCCTGTATGACAAGGCCGCGGGCACCCTGGTCTTCCATCCCGGCCCCATCTTCGCCCAGGTGGTCCTGGCGGATGAGATCAACCGGGCCTCTCCGAGAACCCAGAGCGCCCTGCTCGAAGCCATGGAAGAACGGCAGGTATCCATCGAGGGCGAGACCCGCCCCCTTCCAGAGCCGTTCTTCGTGATTGCCACCCAGAACCCCATCGAACAGGGCGGCACCTTTCCGCTGCCCGAATCCCAGCTGGACCGGTTCCTGATGCGCCTGAGACTGGGCTATCCGGACCCGCGGGCCGAGCGGGAGTTGCTTGAGGGCGAGGACCGTCGCGCCATGACCGAGCGCCTGGGCACACTGCTGTCTGCCGAGAACCTCCGGACCCTGCAGGACGGTGTCACCCGGGTCACTGCCAGCCCGGCGCTGCTGGATTACGTGCAACGACTGCTGGAGCAAAGCCGGCGCATGCCCGGCCTTCTCTACGGTCTCTCACCCCGGGCCGGCCTTGGCCTGCTCCGGGCATCCAAGGCCTGGGCCATGATGGGGGGGCGCCACCATGTCCTGCCCGACGATATCCAGGCCGTCTTCCCCTCCGTCGCGGAACACCGGCTCGAGCAAGGCGAATCGGGCAAGAGTGCCGAGCGGGTCCGGCAATTGCTGGCGACGGTCTCGGTACTTGAATAA
- the infA gene encoding translation initiation factor IF-1 — protein sequence MAKSDVIEMEGVIIDTLPNTMFRVELSNGHVVTAHISGKMRKNYIRILTGDKVKVELTPYDLSKGRIVYRAR from the coding sequence ATGGCGAAATCAGATGTCATTGAAATGGAAGGCGTCATCATCGACACCCTTCCCAACACCATGTTCCGCGTTGAGCTGAGCAACGGTCACGTTGTGACTGCTCACATTTCCGGCAAGATGCGCAAGAACTACATCCGCATCCTGACTGGCGACAAGGTCAAGGTTGAGCTGACCCCCTATGACCTGAGCAAGGGCCGCATTGTTTACCGCGCCCGTTAA
- a CDS encoding carbon-nitrogen hydrolase produces MSKARDSHELRIAAIQQACSEDKAASLATSEKLIREAASQGAELIVLQELHATLYFCQTEDTSVFELAEPIPGPTSDRLSALARELGVVLVGSIFERRMNGVYHNTAVVFERDGEIAGIYRKMHIPDDPGFYEKFYFTPGDAQFNDGRNGFTPIDTSVGRLGVLVCWDQWYPEAARLMALAGAEILIYPTAIGWDVTDDPDEQARQLEAWVTVQRGHAVANNLPVVAPNRVGTEPDPSGQSDGIRFWGNSFICGPQGEFLARADDENECILSVTLDRTRTESVRRIWPYLRDRRIDAYGDILKRVRD; encoded by the coding sequence ATGAGCAAGGCCCGCGACAGTCACGAACTTCGCATCGCAGCAATCCAGCAAGCCTGCAGTGAGGACAAGGCGGCCAGCCTGGCCACCAGCGAAAAACTGATTCGTGAAGCGGCGAGCCAGGGTGCGGAGCTGATTGTCCTGCAGGAACTCCACGCCACCCTGTATTTCTGCCAGACCGAAGATACCTCGGTGTTTGAACTCGCCGAACCGATCCCCGGCCCGACCAGCGACCGGCTGTCTGCTCTGGCACGGGAACTGGGCGTGGTGCTGGTGGGTTCGATTTTCGAGCGGCGCATGAACGGTGTCTACCACAACACCGCCGTGGTGTTTGAACGGGATGGCGAGATTGCCGGCATCTACCGGAAGATGCATATTCCCGATGATCCCGGTTTCTACGAGAAATTCTATTTCACTCCCGGCGATGCCCAGTTCAACGACGGCCGCAATGGCTTCACGCCCATCGACACATCGGTCGGCAGGCTCGGCGTGCTGGTGTGCTGGGATCAGTGGTACCCCGAGGCTGCCCGCCTCATGGCCCTGGCCGGCGCCGAGATCCTGATCTACCCCACGGCCATCGGTTGGGATGTCACCGACGATCCTGACGAACAGGCCCGACAGCTGGAAGCGTGGGTTACGGTCCAACGCGGCCACGCTGTCGCCAACAACCTCCCGGTGGTGGCACCGAATCGGGTGGGCACCGAGCCGGACCCTTCCGGTCAATCGGACGGCATCCGCTTCTGGGGCAACAGCTTCATTTGTGGGCCCCAGGGAGAATTCCTCGCCCGCGCCGATGACGAAAACGAATGCATCCTCTCTGTCACTCTCGACCGAACCCGCACTGAATCGGTTCGACGGATCTGGCCGTATCTCAGGGACCGTCGTATCGATGCCTATGGCGACATTCTGAAGCGGGTGAGGGACTGA
- the trxB gene encoding thioredoxin-disulfide reductase, which produces MSDTQHSRLIILGSGPAGYTAAVYAARANLNPTLITGIEVGGQLTTTTDVDNWPGDNDGVQGPELMQRMQKHAERFETSIVYDTINEADLRNRPFRLKGDGGEYTCDALIIATGASAMYLGLESEEKFKGQGVSACATCDGFFYRKQKVAVIGGGNTAVEEALYLSNIADEVTLVHRRDSLRAEKILQDKLFEKAENGNVNIIWDHTLDEVLGDATGVTGMRIKSTKDDSTQDIELAGVFIAIGHKPNTSLFEGQLDMDNGYIRIRSGLEGMATQSSIPGVFAAGDVADHVYRQAVTSAGFGCMAALDAEKFLDQQD; this is translated from the coding sequence ATGAGCGACACCCAACACTCCCGACTGATCATTCTCGGCTCAGGTCCTGCCGGCTATACCGCAGCAGTCTACGCGGCCCGCGCCAACCTGAACCCGACCCTGATTACCGGCATTGAAGTCGGCGGCCAGCTCACCACCACGACCGACGTCGACAACTGGCCCGGGGACAACGACGGGGTTCAGGGTCCGGAGCTCATGCAGCGCATGCAGAAGCACGCCGAGCGGTTCGAGACCAGCATCGTATACGACACCATCAACGAGGCTGACCTGCGCAACCGTCCGTTCCGGCTCAAGGGCGACGGTGGCGAATACACCTGTGATGCGCTGATCATTGCCACCGGGGCCTCTGCCATGTACCTGGGGCTGGAATCCGAAGAGAAGTTCAAGGGCCAGGGTGTTTCCGCCTGCGCCACCTGTGACGGCTTTTTCTATCGCAAGCAGAAAGTTGCGGTGATTGGCGGTGGCAATACCGCGGTCGAGGAAGCCCTCTATCTGTCCAACATTGCCGACGAAGTGACCCTGGTGCATCGTCGCGACAGCCTGCGGGCGGAAAAGATCCTGCAGGACAAACTGTTCGAGAAGGCGGAGAACGGCAACGTCAACATCATCTGGGACCACACCCTGGACGAGGTGCTCGGTGACGCTACCGGTGTAACCGGCATGCGCATCAAGAGCACCAAGGACGACTCGACGCAGGACATCGAACTTGCCGGCGTATTCATCGCCATCGGCCACAAACCCAACACCAGCCTGTTCGAAGGCCAGCTGGACATGGATAACGGCTACATCCGTATCCGTTCCGGCCTCGAAGGCATGGCGACCCAGTCCAGCATTCCGGGCGTATTTGCCGCTGGCGATGTGGCCGACCACGTCTACCGCCAGGCGGTAACCTCTGCCGGTTTTGGTTGCATGGCAGCCCTGGACGCCGAGAAGTTCCTGGACCAACAGGACTGA
- a CDS encoding arginyltransferase, translating to MSNLRTLVFFATPPHDCSYLPDREATTMFVDPRANIDKKLYSQLTALGFRRSGSHYYRPHCEHCNACIPVRLKTDEFQPDRSQRRVMKKNADLDCDMVPARFTEEYYTLYARYINERHSDGDMYPPSREQFSSFLVEGATDSWFLAMRLEGKLVGLAAVDVLDDGLSAIYTVFAPELEHRSPGTFAILWQIEEAKRQGLPHLYLGYWIKECRKMNYKTRFQPIEALRDGHWRTMDDN from the coding sequence ATGAGTAACCTCAGAACCCTGGTATTTTTTGCAACTCCACCCCATGACTGCAGTTACCTGCCCGATCGGGAGGCAACCACGATGTTTGTGGACCCGAGGGCCAACATTGACAAGAAACTGTACAGTCAGCTGACCGCCCTTGGGTTCCGTCGCAGCGGCTCCCATTACTACCGGCCCCATTGCGAGCATTGCAACGCCTGTATCCCCGTTCGTCTGAAGACGGACGAATTCCAGCCGGACCGGAGCCAGCGCCGGGTGATGAAAAAAAACGCGGACCTTGACTGTGACATGGTGCCCGCCCGGTTCACCGAGGAGTACTACACGCTCTATGCCCGGTATATCAATGAACGGCATAGCGACGGCGATATGTATCCCCCGTCCCGGGAGCAGTTCAGCTCATTCCTGGTAGAAGGCGCCACGGATTCCTGGTTCCTGGCGATGCGCCTGGAGGGCAAACTGGTGGGGCTTGCGGCCGTGGATGTACTCGATGACGGCCTGTCGGCCATCTATACGGTGTTTGCCCCGGAACTTGAGCACCGCAGCCCGGGAACCTTTGCCATCCTCTGGCAGATCGAAGAGGCCAAGCGCCAGGGCCTGCCACATCTGTACCTGGGTTACTGGATCAAGGAATGCCGAAAAATGAACTACAAGACCCGTTTCCAGCCTATTGAGGCTCTGCGCGATGGCCACTGGCGGACAATGGATGACAACTGA
- a CDS encoding lipoprotein-releasing ABC transporter permease subunit: MFRPLSFYIGLRYTAAKRRNHFISFISLTSMIGLMLGVAVLIIVLSVMNGFDRELKQRILGMVPHAVIQGSGPLPDWEAVDARVEEHPRVLAAAPFIQGQGMVTGGGDVRGVMLNGVLPEQERTVSIIENHMIEGDLEDLVSGEFGIIVGRTMAASLRLKVGDRLTVVLPEASVTPAGVLPRLKRFTVKGIFSVGAELDGNYTLVHMDDAAKLMRTGGKAQGVRLLVDDLFAAPKVAEEAARLLDGRYYISDWTRTHGNLFQAIRMEKTMIGLLLMFIVAVAAFNIVSTLVMVVTDKTADIAILRTMGATPGRIMRIFIVQGAVIGVFGTLVGTTLGVLGALNISAFISWLEKVLGHQFLSADVYFISYLPSQLQMQDVMIISGAGLAMSLLATIYPAWRASRIDPAEALRYE; this comes from the coding sequence ATGTTCCGACCCTTATCTTTCTATATCGGTTTGCGGTACACCGCAGCCAAGCGTCGTAATCACTTCATCTCGTTTATCTCACTGACCTCCATGATCGGCCTGATGCTCGGTGTTGCGGTACTGATCATCGTCTTGTCGGTGATGAACGGCTTTGATCGCGAGCTCAAGCAGCGGATCCTGGGGATGGTGCCCCATGCGGTGATACAGGGCTCCGGTCCGCTGCCCGATTGGGAGGCGGTAGATGCCCGAGTGGAGGAGCACCCGAGAGTGCTGGCCGCCGCGCCATTCATCCAGGGGCAGGGTATGGTAACCGGAGGTGGCGACGTCCGGGGCGTGATGCTCAATGGCGTCCTTCCTGAGCAGGAGCGAACTGTCTCCATCATTGAAAACCACATGATTGAGGGCGACCTGGAGGATCTGGTGTCCGGAGAGTTCGGCATCATAGTGGGGCGGACAATGGCAGCGAGCCTGCGTCTCAAGGTAGGAGACAGACTGACTGTGGTACTGCCCGAGGCCTCCGTGACCCCGGCAGGCGTTCTGCCCAGGCTCAAGCGTTTTACCGTCAAGGGCATTTTCAGCGTGGGCGCGGAGCTTGACGGCAACTACACCCTGGTACACATGGACGACGCCGCCAAGCTGATGCGTACCGGCGGCAAAGCCCAGGGCGTGCGCCTGCTGGTGGATGACCTGTTTGCCGCTCCGAAGGTGGCGGAGGAGGCCGCGCGGCTCCTGGACGGTCGTTACTACATTTCCGACTGGACCCGGACCCACGGCAACCTGTTCCAGGCCATACGCATGGAGAAAACCATGATCGGCCTGCTGCTCATGTTCATCGTGGCGGTAGCGGCGTTCAACATTGTTTCGACACTGGTCATGGTAGTTACCGACAAGACCGCCGATATCGCCATCCTCCGGACCATGGGGGCGACCCCGGGTCGTATCATGCGGATCTTTATCGTGCAGGGTGCAGTCATCGGTGTGTTCGGAACTCTGGTCGGAACCACGCTGGGGGTGCTCGGAGCCCTGAACATCAGCGCGTTTATCTCCTGGCTGGAAAAGGTCCTGGGGCACCAGTTCCTGAGTGCCGATGTCTATTTCATCAGCTATCTGCCGTCGCAGCTCCAGATGCAGGACGTAATGATTATCAGCGGTGCCGGGCTGGCGATGAGTCTGCTGGCAACCATCTATCCTGCATGGCGTGCATCCCGGATCGATCCGGCGGAGGCACTGCGGTATGAGTGA
- a CDS encoding DUF2062 domain-containing protein, which translates to MPKKFMKRYLPSPERVQSMRSLHFLGDILHEPNLWHINRHSVARAFLIGIWFCFIPMPFQMLAAALFAIWFNANLPLSVALVWISNPVTMPPMFYFNYKVGAWILNRPVLAFEFELSWPWISERLVDIGIPLYLGSLICATAFACLSYLVIQYLWRRKIRSDWRERRLERRKRRRTVNQAS; encoded by the coding sequence ATGCCAAAGAAGTTCATGAAACGATATCTGCCGTCACCGGAACGGGTGCAGTCCATGAGATCACTGCACTTTCTGGGCGATATCCTTCATGAACCCAACCTGTGGCACATCAATCGCCACAGCGTGGCCAGGGCCTTCCTGATCGGCATCTGGTTCTGTTTTATCCCCATGCCCTTCCAGATGCTGGCCGCAGCACTGTTTGCCATCTGGTTCAACGCCAATCTGCCCCTGTCCGTGGCACTGGTGTGGATCAGTAACCCGGTCACCATGCCACCCATGTTCTACTTCAACTACAAGGTCGGGGCGTGGATCCTGAACCGGCCTGTGCTGGCCTTCGAGTTCGAACTTTCCTGGCCCTGGATCAGCGAACGGCTTGTGGATATCGGGATCCCCCTGTATCTGGGCTCCCTGATCTGCGCCACCGCCTTTGCCTGCCTCTCCTACCTGGTCATCCAGTATCTCTGGCGCCGGAAAATACGCTCGGACTGGCGGGAAAGACGGCTGGAACGGCGCAAACGCCGCCGCACCGTCAATCAGGCTTCCTGA
- a CDS encoding ATP-binding cassette domain-containing protein yields MSEARAPMNDKTPVIDCRSVTRTYNEGPEKLTIFSDISLQVGASETVAIVGSSGAGKTTLLNLLGGLDKPSSGQIHICGEDIHRMSEAGRARFRNRHLGFVYQFHHLLPEFTALENVMMPCALGGLPVKAARDKAASLLEKVGLGARLTHKPGELSGGERQRVAIARALVNEPECVLMDEPTGNLDEHTGEGVQALIETLRDQSGIAFVMVTHDMRMARSLGRVLRLEQGRLLQEA; encoded by the coding sequence ATGAGTGAGGCAAGAGCTCCCATGAACGATAAAACACCGGTCATTGACTGCCGCAGCGTTACCCGTACCTACAACGAGGGCCCGGAAAAACTCACGATCTTTTCCGATATCTCTCTGCAGGTCGGGGCCAGCGAGACCGTCGCCATTGTCGGCAGCAGCGGGGCCGGCAAGACCACGCTGCTGAACTTGCTGGGTGGGCTGGATAAGCCATCCTCGGGACAGATCCACATCTGCGGCGAGGATATTCATCGCATGTCGGAGGCGGGCAGGGCACGTTTCCGGAACCGGCATCTAGGGTTCGTATACCAGTTCCACCACCTGCTTCCGGAGTTCACTGCCCTCGAGAACGTCATGATGCCCTGCGCCCTTGGTGGGCTGCCCGTGAAAGCTGCCCGTGACAAGGCAGCGTCTCTGCTGGAGAAGGTCGGCCTTGGCGCCCGTTTGACCCACAAGCCCGGCGAATTGTCCGGGGGCGAGCGCCAGCGCGTCGCCATTGCCCGCGCCCTGGTGAACGAGCCGGAATGCGTACTGATGGACGAGCCCACCGGTAACCTGGACGAACACACGGGTGAGGGGGTGCAGGCGTTGATTGAAACCCTGCGTGACCAGTCCGGCATTGCCTTTGTCATGGTGACCCATGACATGCGTATGGCCCGGAGCCTGGGCCGGGTTTTACGGTTGGAGCAGGGGCGTCTGCTTCAGGAAGCCTGA
- a CDS encoding DNA internalization-related competence protein ComEC/Rec2: MSWWLVAALVTAFYSVLAAKSPVLRKLALVVAALISGLAWGAWQAGHQLSQRLPSDLERIPVTVEGYVCDIPAPGSFNSQRFSFCITGWPGRAESGLPERLRLSWYGGEAQTLAHHRLTLTVVLMRPHGTLNPSGFRYEDWLFRKGFRATGSVRAAEPTPTLPCNLHCRYTAAHQSLARWVEGRFSGASQYPLIASLMIGNRGAMESSHWEVLKATGTIHLVAISGLHLGLVALGAGFVARRTLLAFPGHRFSEESLRWGVFAVVGVSCLAYALASGFTVPTRRALIMVMIATWALIGGRETSPWQSLALAFATVLVLDPFAPLDQGFWLSFSAVAILLVTFSGRLGAVGWHTGLVLAQMAVFVGLWPVLAQFGQGQPIAGLVANLVAIPWVSVIVMPVIIVGGMVVALVPALAEWVILLMDAVLAGLWWLLLRLSEWQVPVVSSAGLPLLLVAASGLLALRLPLPWFPALVFSGVALWLWPGPDSASSDPVNRYVTVPEVRILDVGQGLSVLVRHRREVLLYDTGPAVPGVFSAMESTVLPNLKDLGVRRIDQLVISHSDSDHAGGVGLLFGRLPVGRVIAGEPETLEEVGVPANVPVERCQGKPETLGALELAFWRNPGDVSGNDASCVLVVRHKATEWILPGDITDAVETGFLETLEASSDLSVHRIVLAPHHGSKTSSSSAWVNTLAPDHVIYTAGYRHRYGHPHPDVVARYRQIGAIALNTACSGGITFKATAEGLEVHEMRHDSPFWIGGAGLTREQCKIP, encoded by the coding sequence GTGTCGTGGTGGCTGGTGGCGGCCCTTGTGACAGCTTTTTACAGTGTGCTGGCGGCGAAGTCTCCGGTGCTACGGAAGCTGGCTCTGGTGGTTGCTGCCCTGATATCTGGTCTGGCGTGGGGCGCGTGGCAGGCCGGACATCAGTTGAGTCAGCGCCTGCCTTCGGATCTGGAGCGCATTCCAGTGACGGTCGAGGGCTATGTCTGCGATATTCCGGCGCCCGGCAGCTTCAACAGCCAGCGCTTCAGTTTCTGCATCACCGGCTGGCCCGGGAGGGCTGAATCGGGGTTGCCAGAGCGGCTCCGGTTGAGCTGGTATGGCGGTGAGGCGCAAACGCTGGCACACCATCGCCTGACCCTGACAGTGGTCTTGATGCGACCCCACGGAACACTCAATCCCTCGGGATTCAGGTACGAGGACTGGCTGTTCCGCAAAGGCTTCCGCGCGACCGGCAGCGTCCGGGCGGCAGAGCCCACTCCAACCCTGCCTTGCAACCTGCACTGCCGTTACACCGCTGCCCACCAGTCCCTTGCGCGCTGGGTGGAAGGCCGATTTTCCGGAGCCAGTCAGTACCCGTTGATCGCATCCCTGATGATCGGCAACCGCGGCGCCATGGAATCGTCTCACTGGGAAGTGCTCAAGGCAACCGGGACCATCCATCTGGTGGCCATATCCGGCCTGCACCTGGGGCTCGTGGCTCTTGGCGCGGGTTTTGTCGCCCGTCGGACCTTGTTGGCCTTTCCCGGGCACCGCTTCTCCGAAGAATCTTTGCGCTGGGGTGTTTTTGCCGTGGTTGGCGTCAGTTGTCTCGCTTATGCACTGGCCTCCGGATTCACGGTGCCGACACGCAGGGCCCTGATCATGGTGATGATTGCCACCTGGGCGCTGATAGGTGGCAGGGAGACCTCGCCCTGGCAGTCGCTGGCTCTGGCGTTCGCGACGGTTCTGGTTCTGGATCCTTTTGCCCCGCTGGATCAGGGCTTCTGGCTTTCATTCTCGGCGGTTGCCATCCTGCTCGTGACCTTCTCCGGAAGGCTGGGAGCCGTTGGTTGGCATACAGGGCTGGTCCTGGCCCAGATGGCCGTTTTTGTCGGGCTCTGGCCCGTGCTTGCACAATTCGGTCAGGGCCAGCCGATCGCCGGGCTGGTAGCCAATCTGGTGGCCATTCCCTGGGTTTCGGTGATTGTCATGCCGGTCATCATTGTTGGTGGCATGGTGGTCGCCCTGGTGCCGGCGCTGGCGGAATGGGTGATTCTATTGATGGATGCTGTGCTGGCCGGGCTCTGGTGGTTGTTGCTCCGCCTGTCAGAATGGCAGGTTCCGGTTGTGTCATCGGCCGGCCTGCCACTGTTGCTGGTGGCCGCATCCGGATTGCTGGCCCTGCGTCTTCCCCTGCCGTGGTTTCCCGCCCTGGTCTTCAGCGGGGTCGCTTTATGGTTGTGGCCCGGACCGGATTCAGCCAGCAGTGACCCAGTGAACCGGTATGTGACCGTGCCGGAAGTGCGAATTCTGGATGTCGGGCAGGGGCTTTCGGTACTGGTGCGCCATCGCCGGGAAGTCTTGCTCTACGATACCGGCCCGGCGGTACCGGGGGTGTTTTCAGCGATGGAATCAACGGTCCTGCCGAACCTGAAGGACCTCGGTGTCCGGCGGATAGACCAGCTGGTAATTAGCCACAGTGACAGTGATCATGCCGGTGGGGTGGGCCTGTTGTTTGGCCGCCTGCCGGTGGGGAGGGTGATTGCGGGCGAACCGGAGACGCTTGAAGAGGTGGGGGTGCCCGCCAACGTGCCGGTTGAGAGGTGCCAGGGGAAGCCGGAAACGCTGGGTGCTCTGGAGCTGGCTTTCTGGCGGAATCCCGGTGATGTGTCCGGTAATGATGCGTCCTGTGTGCTGGTGGTCAGGCACAAGGCGACGGAGTGGATTCTTCCGGGGGATATTACCGATGCGGTCGAGACCGGATTCCTCGAAACCCTTGAGGCTTCGTCAGATCTATCCGTGCATCGGATTGTGCTGGCACCCCATCATGGCAGCAAAACCTCGTCTTCCTCCGCCTGGGTCAATACCCTGGCGCCGGATCATGTCATTTATACCGCCGGTTACCGGCACCGTTATGGCCACCCGCACCCCGACGTTGTTGCCCGTTACCGGCAGATCGGGGCGATTGCGCTGAATACCGCGTGCTCCGGTGGTATTACGTTCAAGGCAACTGCCGAGGGGCTGGAAGTCCATGAAATGAGACACGATTCACCGTTCTGGATCGGCGGAGCGGGGCTGACCCGTGAGCAATGTAAAATACCGTGA
- a CDS encoding agmatine deiminase family protein, protein MTSRRVLPAEWAPQSAVMLTWPHPGTDWVSRLEEVEPVFEAIARAVLRFEHLVISCEHVFRVQDLDRDLNRYAEENSLPGRVIAVPAPANDTWARDHGPITVQTGDGPELLDFRFNAWGGKFPWEKDDALNRHLSNAGVFGTAPLKPVDFVLEGGSIESDGQGTLLTTSECLLTPSRNPSLDRTAIEHLLAEVLGSNRVLWLNHGFLAGDDTDSHIDTLARFCAPDHICYVTCPDVADEHYSALAAMEEELKEFRQQDGKPYRLTALPWPDPIHDEEGERLPATYANFLIINGAVLLPIYGVAQDEEAVKVMQGIFPDREIIPIDCRPLVYQHGSLHCVTMQIPAGVVNT, encoded by the coding sequence GTGACTTCAAGACGCGTGTTGCCCGCCGAGTGGGCACCTCAAAGTGCCGTAATGCTGACCTGGCCCCACCCCGGTACTGACTGGGTTTCCCGCCTGGAAGAAGTGGAGCCGGTCTTTGAAGCCATCGCCCGGGCGGTGCTGCGCTTCGAACATCTGGTGATCAGCTGCGAGCACGTTTTCCGGGTGCAGGATCTGGACCGCGACCTGAACCGCTATGCCGAGGAAAACTCCCTGCCGGGACGCGTTATCGCCGTTCCGGCACCAGCCAACGACACCTGGGCCCGGGATCATGGCCCGATCACGGTCCAGACCGGGGACGGTCCCGAGCTGCTCGATTTCCGCTTCAATGCCTGGGGTGGCAAATTCCCCTGGGAAAAGGACGACGCCCTGAACCGCCACCTGTCCAATGCCGGCGTGTTTGGCACGGCACCGCTTAAACCCGTGGATTTCGTGCTGGAGGGCGGCTCCATCGAATCCGATGGCCAGGGTACGCTGCTCACTACCAGCGAATGCCTGCTCACCCCCAGCCGTAACCCGAGCCTGGACCGCACCGCCATTGAACATCTGCTGGCCGAGGTCCTGGGAAGTAACCGCGTCCTGTGGCTGAACCATGGCTTCCTGGCGGGCGATGATACCGACAGCCATATTGATACCCTGGCCCGGTTCTGTGCCCCCGACCACATCTGTTATGTCACCTGCCCCGATGTGGCGGACGAACACTACAGCGCCCTGGCCGCCATGGAAGAGGAACTGAAGGAGTTCCGGCAGCAAGATGGCAAGCCATACCGACTGACGGCTCTGCCCTGGCCTGATCCGATCCATGATGAGGAGGGCGAGCGCCTGCCGGCCACCTACGCGAATTTCCTGATCATCAACGGTGCTGTCCTGCTGCCAATATATGGGGTCGCCCAGGACGAAGAGGCAGTCAAAGTCATGCAGGGAATTTTCCCGGACCGGGAGATCATTCCCATTGACTGCCGGCCACTGGTCTACCAGCACGGCAGTCTGCATTGCGTCACCATGCAAATTCCCGCAGGAGTGGTTAATACATGA
- the aat gene encoding leucyl/phenylalanyl-tRNA--protein transferase, whose protein sequence is MTTLPWLEPDHLWFPPAEEALDDPDGLLALGGDLSTDRLVLAYRNGIFPWYSDDQPILWWSPDPRCVLFPPDIHISRSLRRMLNQGRFHVTADRAFSRIIRLCGSTRAEGTWITDDMVAAYTELHRQGIAHSIEIWNRNNELAGGMYGVALGRCFFGESMFSLETNASKVLMVHLANQLRLWGYRMMDCQVESDHLLTMGARSIPRAEFLSILRACVDQKPDQSDWTFTWEWRGPEV, encoded by the coding sequence ATGACCACTCTCCCCTGGCTGGAACCGGACCACCTGTGGTTCCCACCCGCCGAGGAGGCCCTGGATGACCCGGATGGTCTCCTGGCCCTCGGCGGTGATCTTTCCACCGACCGGCTGGTACTCGCCTACCGGAACGGTATTTTCCCCTGGTACAGCGACGATCAGCCGATCCTGTGGTGGTCCCCGGACCCCCGCTGTGTGCTGTTCCCACCCGACATACACATTTCCCGGAGCCTGCGGCGAATGCTGAACCAGGGACGATTCCACGTTACCGCTGACCGGGCTTTCAGTCGGATCATCCGGCTGTGTGGCTCCACCCGCGCCGAAGGCACCTGGATTACCGACGACATGGTGGCAGCCTATACCGAGCTGCATCGGCAAGGCATTGCCCATTCCATTGAAATCTGGAACCGCAACAACGAGCTGGCCGGCGGCATGTACGGAGTTGCACTCGGTCGCTGCTTTTTTGGCGAATCCATGTTTTCCCTGGAGACCAACGCCTCCAAGGTGCTGATGGTTCACCTGGCGAACCAGCTGCGGCTGTGGGGCTACCGGATGATGGATTGCCAGGTGGAGAGCGACCACCTGCTGACCATGGGTGCCCGGAGCATTCCCAGGGCGGAGTTTTTATCTATACTCAGGGCATGTGTGGATCAGAAACCGGACCAGTCCGACTGGACCTTCACCTGGGAATGGCGTGGGCCGGAGGTATGA